A stretch of the Portunus trituberculatus isolate SZX2019 chromosome 11, ASM1759143v1, whole genome shotgun sequence genome encodes the following:
- the LOC123502284 gene encoding uncharacterized protein LOC123502284, with amino-acid sequence MTADTEDSTNQELVIRSHDCSDPVRPAPSREKDSLASHCAYIDRCRCYRYSEGHCLALGLHCRPANTRVAVAATGTEGLRLAAAWQTPATPPPPLTPPPQSRDSASHSRHPPIQRLLPLPPHYGGVTVLGSVVTTE; translated from the exons ATGACGGCAGACACGGAAGATTCCACTAACCAG gagttggtGATCCGAAGCCATGACTGCAGCGATCCCGTGCGTCCTGCACCATCAAGGGAAAAGGACTCTCTGGCTTCGCACTGCGCCTACATTGACCGTTGCCGCTGCTACCGCTACTCGGAGGGGCACTGCCTCGCATTGGGCCTTCACTGCCGTCCCGCTAATACACGTGTCGCCGTCGCAGCTACTGGCACTGAGGGACTTCGCCTCGCAGCGGCCTGGCAAacacctgctacaccaccaccaccactaactccacCACCGCAGTCCAGAGATTCAGCTTCGCATAGCAGACATCCTCCTATTCAACgcttgctgccactaccacctcatTATGGTGGTGTCACTGTACTTGGATCTGTTGTCACTACTGAATAA